The Bacillus sp. (in: firmicutes) genome includes a region encoding these proteins:
- a CDS encoding CDGSH iron-sulfur domain-containing protein, which translates to MTKVQIKVNDNGSFRVTGDVELIDAEGNKFETKQVFSLCRCGLSSKMPFCDGSHKGKFESVVRAPKPEQEA; encoded by the coding sequence ATGACGAAAGTCCAAATTAAAGTGAACGATAACGGTTCGTTCCGCGTTACGGGAGATGTTGAATTAATTGACGCAGAAGGAAACAAATTCGAAACGAAGCAAGTATTTTCTTTATGCCGTTGTGGACTTTCATCTAAAATGCCATTTTGCGATGGATCCCACAAAGGAAAATTTGAATCCGTTGTTCGCGCTCCTAAGCCAGAACAGGAAGCGTAA
- a CDS encoding YolD-like family protein encodes MIRDRGRIKWTSMMLPEHVKMLRNWAKEDSYEQPITVDEQALEKMNEITEEALHSGKRVVITHYDDHQYRPLIGTIVRVDTLKQTLHVEDNFSERWVVPLANIVDIRFHEEELSE; translated from the coding sequence ATGATTCGAGATCGTGGACGAATTAAGTGGACGTCGATGATGCTTCCGGAGCATGTAAAAATGCTGCGCAACTGGGCGAAGGAAGATAGCTATGAACAACCAATTACGGTCGACGAACAAGCATTGGAAAAGATGAACGAAATTACAGAAGAAGCGTTACACTCAGGAAAACGAGTCGTCATTACACATTATGACGACCACCAGTATCGCCCGCTCATCGGGACGATTGTTCGAGTAGATACCCTGAAACAGACGCTACATGTAGAAGACAACTTCTCCGAACGATGGGTTGTTCCGCTAGCTAACATTGTCGATATCCGGTTTCATGAAGAAGAGCTGTCGGAATAG
- a CDS encoding UV damage repair protein UvrX, which yields MTVDYSCLPKQQILCIDMKSFYASCSAVMLGLDPQTCYLAVVGDIDRKGSVVLAASPRLKKEFGVKTGSRLFEIPNDPRIKIVEPKMATYLRISTELTKLFHRYVPKEAIHTYSVDESFIKVDGTSQLWGSAWTIAEKIRDEMEREFQLPCAIGIGPNMLMSKLCLDLEAKKTGIAEWTYEDVPRKLWPVQPLSEMWGIGKRLERTLNRMGIFTVGQLAKYDLHKLEAKFGIMGNQLYYHAWGVDLSEIGAPIMEGQISFGKSQILLRDYKDKEEIKHVILEMCEEVARRARTHRKAGRTVSLGIGYSQDELGGGFYRSKTMSEPTNVTMDLYRTCLQLFEEHYRNKTVRQISVALSNVVDDDMLQLRLFEPNLWKKRELGYTMDAIRSRYGSAALLRSVSYTSAGTARLRAKLVGGHKA from the coding sequence ATGACTGTCGATTATAGTTGTTTACCAAAACAGCAAATTTTGTGCATCGACATGAAAAGTTTTTACGCTAGTTGTTCGGCTGTTATGCTCGGGCTGGATCCACAAACGTGTTACTTAGCAGTGGTTGGGGACATCGATCGGAAAGGAAGCGTGGTGCTGGCGGCGTCTCCGCGGTTAAAAAAAGAATTTGGTGTGAAAACAGGTTCCCGCCTATTTGAAATTCCAAATGACCCGCGTATTAAAATTGTTGAACCGAAAATGGCGACGTATTTACGAATTTCGACCGAACTGACGAAGCTGTTTCATCGGTACGTTCCGAAAGAAGCGATTCATACGTACAGCGTAGATGAAAGTTTTATTAAAGTGGACGGTACGAGTCAGCTGTGGGGAAGTGCCTGGACGATTGCGGAAAAAATTCGCGACGAAATGGAGCGAGAATTTCAACTTCCTTGCGCCATTGGTATCGGTCCGAACATGCTGATGTCTAAATTGTGTTTAGATTTAGAAGCGAAAAAAACCGGGATTGCTGAATGGACGTACGAAGATGTGCCGAGAAAGCTATGGCCGGTTCAGCCGTTAAGTGAAATGTGGGGAATCGGCAAGCGTTTGGAGCGAACGCTCAATCGAATGGGGATTTTTACTGTTGGCCAACTGGCTAAGTACGACTTGCACAAGCTGGAAGCGAAGTTCGGAATCATGGGCAATCAGCTGTACTATCATGCGTGGGGCGTCGATTTGTCTGAAATCGGAGCACCGATTATGGAAGGGCAAATTAGCTTTGGAAAAAGTCAAATTTTATTACGTGATTATAAAGACAAAGAGGAAATTAAGCACGTCATTCTCGAAATGTGTGAAGAAGTGGCACGGCGTGCGCGGACGCATCGGAAGGCGGGACGAACGGTGAGTTTAGGCATCGGGTACAGTCAAGACGAATTAGGAGGCGGCTTTTACCGCTCCAAAACGATGAGTGAGCCAACAAACGTGACGATGGATTTGTACCGAACGTGCTTACAGCTATTTGAAGAACATTATCGAAACAAGACGGTTCGGCAAATATCGGTGGCGCTTTCCAATGTCGTAGACGATGATATGCTCCAGCTGCGCCTATTTGAACCGAATTTGTGGAAAAAACGAGAGCTAGGGTATACGATGGACGCTATTCGTAGTCGGTACGGTTCCGCTGCGCTGTTACGTTCCGTTTCGTATACAAGCGCAGGAACGGCTCGTCTGCGGGCTAAATTAGTTGGCGGTCATAAAGCATAG
- a CDS encoding SDR family oxidoreductase, translated as MLNPWLKGKRVVITGASSGIGKEMALLAAGCGAHVILLARREEKLREIANQIEQEQGSVTVMALDVTDSRQVEEVFTKLLTMFPKIDVLINNAGFGLFQEIVDMKMEDVHRMFDVNVLGLIACTRQVIPHMKANQCGHIINIASQAGKIATPKSSVYAATKHAVLGFTNSLRLELQAFGVFVTAVNPGPIDTDFFAIADESGTYVKNVKRWMLRPEQVAEAVIACLGTNRREINMPRWMNVGSKLYQLFPSLVERMGKRAFFQK; from the coding sequence ATGCTAAATCCTTGGCTAAAAGGAAAACGAGTTGTGATTACCGGTGCATCAAGTGGGATTGGAAAAGAAATGGCGCTGTTAGCCGCTGGGTGCGGAGCCCATGTGATTTTACTGGCCCGCCGAGAAGAAAAACTACGGGAAATTGCAAACCAAATCGAACAAGAACAAGGAAGCGTGACGGTCATGGCGTTGGATGTGACGGATAGTCGCCAAGTAGAAGAAGTGTTCACGAAACTTTTAACCATGTTTCCGAAGATTGATGTCTTAATTAATAATGCTGGCTTCGGTTTGTTTCAAGAAATCGTCGATATGAAGATGGAAGATGTCCACCGGATGTTTGATGTCAACGTGTTAGGACTCATCGCCTGCACTCGACAAGTCATCCCCCATATGAAAGCGAATCAATGTGGGCACATTATCAATATTGCTTCCCAAGCCGGAAAAATCGCCACCCCTAAATCGAGCGTTTATGCAGCGACGAAGCATGCGGTGTTAGGATTTACCAATAGCCTCCGACTCGAGCTTCAAGCTTTTGGTGTGTTCGTCACAGCGGTCAACCCTGGTCCGATTGATACCGACTTTTTTGCCATCGCCGACGAGTCCGGAACGTATGTCAAAAACGTAAAACGATGGATGCTTCGCCCCGAACAAGTAGCCGAAGCGGTCATTGCTTGTTTAGGAACGAACCGCCGTGAGATCAACATGCCAAGATGGATGAATGTCGGTAGTAAGCTGTATCAATTGTTCCCGTCACTTGTCGAGCGAATGGGGAAAAGGGCGTTTTTTCAAAAATAA
- a CDS encoding MBL fold metallo-hydrolase yields the protein MQEKAILKISLPTPFPVGDVNVFLLKGEKLTLVDVGPKTKEAWEALTTQLAMFGYTPDDIEQVVVTHHHPDHVGLLDWFHEDLEIIGHSYNRRWLYRTDAFMEEYAQFYRQLFVECGIPNKWLSHFEKMKRTLDYSCQRPLTSIVKEGESVPFLPGWTVLETPGHAQSQIGLFHEEKRWLIGGDHVLATISSNPLLEPPEVSGLPRPKPQLQYNESLQKLLQYPIDVVYSGHGPNVTQVHALIKRRLERQHERAMQVKKLLLERPMTAFDVCQQLFPAVYEKQLTLTISETVGQLDYLVHNGEIQAHRNDDGVFVYEVVR from the coding sequence ATGCAGGAAAAGGCAATTTTGAAAATCTCGCTGCCGACCCCCTTTCCGGTAGGAGATGTGAACGTTTTTTTACTGAAGGGGGAGAAATTGACACTGGTCGATGTCGGACCGAAAACGAAAGAAGCGTGGGAAGCGTTAACGACTCAATTAGCAATGTTCGGGTATACACCGGATGATATTGAGCAAGTCGTCGTTACCCATCATCATCCTGACCATGTCGGTTTGTTAGATTGGTTTCATGAGGACTTGGAAATCATCGGACATTCGTATAATCGTCGCTGGCTATATCGGACGGATGCGTTTATGGAAGAATACGCTCAATTTTATCGCCAATTATTTGTTGAGTGTGGCATTCCGAACAAGTGGTTGTCGCATTTTGAAAAAATGAAACGGACCTTGGACTATTCGTGTCAACGCCCGTTAACGTCGATCGTCAAAGAAGGCGAATCAGTGCCATTTTTACCTGGTTGGACGGTGTTAGAGACGCCAGGACACGCCCAGAGCCAAATCGGACTTTTTCATGAGGAAAAACGATGGTTGATCGGAGGGGATCATGTATTAGCCACCATTTCGTCTAATCCGTTATTAGAGCCGCCTGAGGTATCAGGGCTACCACGTCCGAAACCGCAACTCCAGTACAACGAATCGTTGCAAAAGCTGTTACAGTATCCAATCGATGTCGTCTATTCAGGACATGGACCGAACGTCACCCAAGTACATGCGCTTATCAAACGACGGCTCGAACGTCAGCATGAGCGTGCGATGCAAGTAAAAAAACTCCTGTTAGAACGACCAATGACTGCTTTTGACGTGTGTCAACAACTGTTCCCGGCCGTTTATGAAAAACAGCTGACCTTAACCATATCGGAAACAGTAGGGCAATTAGACTATTTAGTACATAACGGAGAGATTCAAGCACACCGAAACGATGATGGAGTATTCGTATATGAGGTTGTACGGTAA
- the proC gene encoding pyrroline-5-carboxylate reductase → MKRIAFIGAGSMAEAMIAGMVKTGLVESKNIIVTNKHDEQKLQRLAHTYGVRITYNREELFKDTDIIVLAMKPKDIKSAISDIRDYLKKHHLLVSVLAGVSLQTLEEGVGKQIPIVRAMPNTSATIQKSATAISFNRWVSEKQKQIARELFAAIGLVTEVAEEQLDAVTGLSGSGPAYIYYIVEAMEESAEQIGLEKDKAKQLIVQTLIGAAEMLSMSEKQPSELREAVTSPGGTTEAGIRMLDQRKVKEALIDCIQAATKQSKTLGERLRVL, encoded by the coding sequence ATGAAACGAATCGCTTTTATCGGCGCTGGCTCGATGGCGGAAGCGATGATTGCCGGTATGGTAAAAACAGGACTAGTAGAAAGTAAGAACATCATTGTCACCAATAAACACGATGAACAAAAATTACAGCGACTGGCACACACATACGGTGTTCGCATCACATATAATCGGGAGGAACTTTTTAAAGATACAGACATCATCGTGTTAGCCATGAAACCGAAAGACATTAAATCCGCTATAAGCGACATTCGTGATTATCTGAAAAAACATCACTTGCTCGTCTCCGTCTTGGCTGGAGTATCGTTACAAACGCTTGAAGAAGGCGTGGGCAAACAAATCCCAATTGTACGCGCGATGCCAAATACCTCAGCGACGATTCAAAAGTCCGCGACCGCTATTTCGTTTAACCGTTGGGTGAGTGAAAAACAAAAACAAATCGCCCGTGAATTATTTGCCGCGATTGGCCTTGTAACCGAAGTGGCCGAAGAACAACTCGATGCTGTAACCGGCTTATCCGGCAGTGGCCCAGCCTACATTTATTACATTGTTGAGGCGATGGAAGAGTCGGCTGAACAAATTGGCTTAGAAAAAGACAAAGCCAAACAACTTATTGTCCAAACGTTAATTGGCGCAGCTGAAATGTTATCGATGAGTGAAAAACAACCATCTGAACTTCGAGAAGCGGTAACGAGTCCAGGTGGAACGACAGAAGCCGGCATCCGCATGCTAGACCAACGTAAAGTAAAAGAAGCATTAATTGATTGTATTCAAGCTGCGACGAAACAATCAAAAACACTCGGTGAACGTCTTCGGGTCCTATAA
- the namA gene encoding NADPH dehydrogenase NamA, which translates to MNMTLLFSPYTLRDVTLKNRIVMSPMCMYSATEGGKATNWHRVHYVSRAIGQVGLIMFEATAVTPEGRISPQDLGIWSDEHIEGLASIVKEIQMYGAKTAIQLAHAGRKGRASNTIYAPSPIPFTDNEKVPTEMTKEDIQETINAFQQGALRAKQAGFDIIELHGAHGYLINEFLSPLTNKRQDEYGGSPENRFRFLKEAILAVQEVWEGPLFVRVSAHDYQDGGLMPNDYVVFAKWMKKLGVDVVDVSSGGVVPASIHAYPNYQVPFAEQIKKEAGIATGAVGMITTGRQAEEILQNEQADLIFIGRELLRDPYWPLRAANDLGIQLEAPNPYKRGWK; encoded by the coding sequence ATGAACATGACATTATTATTTTCACCATACACGCTTCGAGACGTGACGTTGAAGAATCGAATTGTCATGTCGCCAATGTGTATGTACTCAGCCACAGAAGGCGGAAAAGCGACGAATTGGCATCGCGTGCATTATGTATCACGAGCCATTGGGCAAGTAGGCTTAATTATGTTTGAAGCAACAGCTGTTACCCCAGAAGGTCGCATATCACCACAAGATTTAGGTATTTGGAGTGACGAACATATCGAAGGTCTCGCCTCAATCGTTAAAGAAATCCAAATGTACGGGGCCAAAACGGCGATCCAATTAGCCCATGCTGGACGGAAAGGTCGTGCTTCGAATACCATTTACGCCCCGTCGCCAATCCCGTTTACAGATAATGAGAAAGTACCAACAGAAATGACAAAAGAAGATATTCAAGAAACCATTAACGCCTTTCAACAAGGGGCACTCCGGGCAAAACAAGCGGGATTCGATATCATTGAACTTCACGGTGCTCACGGCTATTTAATCAACGAATTTCTTTCTCCATTAACGAACAAGCGTCAAGATGAATACGGTGGGTCACCGGAAAATCGATTCCGCTTTTTAAAAGAAGCGATTCTTGCTGTTCAAGAAGTTTGGGAAGGTCCTCTGTTTGTTCGGGTGTCTGCACACGACTATCAAGATGGGGGGCTTATGCCAAACGATTACGTCGTGTTTGCTAAGTGGATGAAAAAACTTGGGGTGGATGTAGTTGATGTCAGCTCCGGTGGTGTCGTCCCAGCATCGATTCATGCATATCCGAACTACCAAGTTCCGTTTGCTGAACAAATTAAGAAAGAAGCCGGTATCGCTACAGGGGCAGTGGGAATGATTACGACTGGCCGCCAAGCGGAAGAGATTTTACAAAACGAACAAGCCGACCTCATCTTTATTGGAAGAGAATTGCTGCGAGACCCATACTGGCCGCTACGTGCTGCCAATGATCTCGGCATTCAACTAGAAGCACCAAATCCATATAAAAGAGGATGGAAATGA